The genomic stretch GTACATGTACAATATACGTTTACAATATAgccaactttattttctttaccGATTAAAGTGTAATTTGAAATTATAAATATGTGTATCGGTAGATTATTAATCTTTACCTGGTTTATGCAATCACTACAGTACtaattaaaatatgaaaatatatccCTGACTTACTAAATAGTATGATCTTATGATCATAGTTGAGTCCCCATAACAAGAatttattttgcaggatctaGCATCAGAACGAGATTTAGTCGATTTTGTTCTTTGTAACTTGGTGCTCTACCTTATGGTGATGAACTTCCTCGGCTAGAGGGTATTCTTCCTCTTTCATAATTTAAATCTTAGCAGCCTTTTTGTTGGACTTTGCTACAATCTATGATTGTCGTTATCAATGAACAAGTCGTGTTATCTTACCTATTTAGCAGGTAAGAAAAATGTACTTCTGAATTGGATTTGAACTAATTGTTTTTGCTTTGTGTTATTGTTTGATGAGCAACCTGTAATTGCATTCTCTCTCTGCCCTTTTCGTCatcataaataaatatttcttGACACGATAGATGGGACTTGAGATATTATCATATGAGATTTTGTGGTCAAAATTTGACATGTCCAAACATGTCCTCCTCCATACCTTGATCACCTACACTAATGACCAATAACTATCAGTAATTTATCTCCTCCATGTTGATCTaaggacggattgacggggacgATAGGGGCGaatgaatcaccttttgccacataaaCAAATATTTCTAGTCAATTATACAAATTAGATTGTTTATTAGTtaatcatgattttttttaatctctgctcctaaatattattatatttcatcccattatatatatatatatatataattttattagattgtaattaagtatatttaaattatctcaattataagatttaattaaaattattaactttaggacttaattttatattataaataaaaatttataataaaataatctttaaattattttaatgaaATAATTCGATTAGGAttttaaaaatgatgtttggttatcTTATTTATGTTGGGAGTTAATTAGaaatattaatttaagttttgattgaaACTCCTAAGTTATTTTTCCCTTTATCGTCACGTCTTCTCCTGCTGTCGCGCTTGGGGGTCACTATTCCGGATGACCGCCTGTCAATATTTATTAAAGCTTAAGAAGAGAAAATTACGTTTTTAGTCCTGTAACTTACACTTTTTCcaattttaatcttgttatgagtcaatttacatttttagtcctgtaacttggaatattttctaatttcagtttttttcctctaaaattgaaaattttcaacggaaaatgatgagttgtaaattaaatttgaggattttgattttttatgactcATGTGCTTTTTATATTCCAACCACAAATTAGACATTTTTCGTAAATTTACAAGTTACAGGATTAAGAACGTAAATTAACTCATAACAGGACTAAAATTGAAAAGGATATAAATTACAGGACTGAAAATGTAATTTTCTCGCCTATAAGAAATCACATGTTCCAATGTTTGGCTACGACCGCAAGCACCAATATATGCGATGGAATCGTTGGAGTGATTATTCAATAGCATGGGACGCTTCAAAAGTTTCCTATGGTTAAAGAGATCGCTTCCAGAAACTCTCCTCTTTTGCAAGTCCGCGAAATCTCTCCCATACGCTCCCCCTCGAACGCAACGAAGCTCGCAACGTTTCCTCCCCGGCGAATCAATCGCAAAATTAACCACATAGTCGAGAACTAAATAGCGACTCCGACCTCTGTACGCGAACTTCCAATCAGTGCCGGACCTGTGATTTTGGGGCCTGAGGCGAGGACAAAAAAATGGTGCTCTCAAAGTTTGGCATTCATatatttccaatcaatgtaaatataacaatatttttaattctagaaataaaagataaaaaaaatatcatccaaaacaATATGTCATAAGCAAATATTAATATAATCAAAATGATCCAaccaaaatataaaattcatcttCCGGACCAATATATGTCACTTGAATATTGCTCGCCTCGCAGTTTTAGAAGCAAAAGTATTGATTAAGTTAGCATAATCAACTTTCTCAACCACTTTTTTCTCGATAGATAGCATAGCCAAGCCATTTAGTCTTTCTTGCGACATAGTTGATCGGAGATAAGTTTTGATCAATTTCAACTTGGAAAAACTCCTTTCAGCAGATGCAACTGTAACTGGTATAGTCAGCAAAATTCGATAAGCAATATAAGCATTTGGATAACAACTATCCATTTTCTTCAAATAATTCAGCACATCAATCGCTCTTTTTGATTCTTTTGGTAATGAGTGTCTTAACAACTTTAGTTCTAAATATAAATCTGATCCATCAACATCAGAGTGTCCATCATGTGTTAAAGACTCTTGAAGATTGACACATGAGTGTAAGAGACTATCATCATCAATATACTTCAATCTctccaaactaaataaaaatccaactgtttcttcatatttttgaaattgttCAAACCGAGTTTGAAGTGAAGAAAGAGCTTGATCAATTATAAATAGGAAGTAATTAACTCGAAAAGATTCTTTAGGAGACTGGGTTACCTCTTCACTATTGATCTCATCAAATTGTCTCTTTCTTCGGATGATGCGTTTTTCTCGAAAAATAGGTTCAATTCCCATTTCACTTGCAATATGTTCAGCTTCAATTAATGCTTGATCAAATCCAGATTCTCTAAACTCTTGGAGAGAAGAAATAAGTCCTTTTAATTGTCTAATAGCAATATCAATATCCATATTTTCTGCTTGGAGAAACTTACTAACAATGTTAATCTCATATAACAACTTATACCAAATTACCATTCCAAACACGAACTCAAAATTCTCAAGTTCAAATGATGCCAAACCCTCAGCTTCACTCTTTATTTTTGAGTCATCAGAAATGTTTGCCAAATCAATTAAAGCATCTCGTATTTTCGAAGTTTGATCTTTTATGGGCTTCATGCTGTCAACATGGCTTTCCCATCGTGTCTGTGATAGTGGCTTGACTGTAAGACCTTGCACATGATCTTTGAAGATTTGCCACCGcttggtagaagaagaaaataatgaatATATGCGTTGTATTACACCGAAAAAGGACATTGCTTTAGGAcaacatttcaccatatcacataATGTGAGATTAAGACTGTGACATCCACATGGAGTGTAGAAAGCTCTAGGATTAATTTCAAGTAATCTACTCTGTACACCCttatgttttcctttcatattagatCCATTGTCATATCCTTGACCTCTTATATTATCAATGTCAAGTTCGAGattgttcaaaatatttttaagctcTGTAAAAAGCCCAAGTCCTGAAGTTTCATTAACTTTCAAAAATCCAATCCAAAATTCTTCAACCACTATTGCATTTTCTGAATCATCCACACATCTAATTACAAGGGACATCTGCTCCTCGTGACTTGCATCTGGAGTGCAATCAAGTATGACAGTGAAATACTTTGCATGTTTAATTTTTGCAACAATTGAACTTCTTACTTCAGCCGCCAACATCTGTATCAATTCATTTTGGATTTTGGGTCCAAGATAAGTGTAATGAATCTGTCTTTCTTGAACACGCCGAAGGTGCTCCTCCATTATTGGATCAAATTCAACAATCATTTCAATTAGCTGCAAAAAGATTCCATTATTCTCAACATAAAGCTTCTCATTATCTCCCCGAAGTGGCAAGTTATTCTTCACAATTCTTTGCACAACTGCAATTATTCTCTTCAATACTTGTTTCCAATGTTCTCTCTCCTTGTTAATTGCTACTTGTATATTTTCATCAATTGTCTTTTTCTTTCGAAGTCTTCTTTCTAATTCAATCCAACTAGTCATGCAATCAATATGATCTTTACTAGTTTCATGAAGACTGAGACATCGACTGATATTCTTCCAATCTTTGTATCCTTCGTCAGCTAGATGACCAAGTTTCATTGTGGTTCTTTGAGTCTTGAATAActtacaacagaaataaaagatcTTGTCCATAGAAATAGAATACACTAGCCATCTTCTGTCACTTTTCTCACCATTTGGCAAttgcctcttataatgtgatggaTTGAAGTGTCTGCCGGTGTTatcaagaggaaacaaaataTCATCATCTTTTCTAGG from Zingiber officinale cultivar Zhangliang chromosome 5B, Zo_v1.1, whole genome shotgun sequence encodes the following:
- the LOC121987122 gene encoding zinc finger MYM-type protein 1-like yields the protein MFPIRKQLSGVEKRKKKQKEEALIQSQVGSLNKYFTNSQKAEQTEVAEQLNQDDTDNMLHDQKHSELNELQNEDQKQYGNDKVEVNMPENNSDEDINQEIVFPLNVDDPGNWDKMQNIRDFLVERGPRKDDDILFPLDNTGRHFNPSHYKRQLPNGEKSDRRWLVYSISMDKIFYFCCKLFKTQRTTMKLGHLADEGYKDWKNISRCLSLHETSKDHIDCMTSWIELERRLRKKKTIDENIQVAINKEREHWKQVLKRIIAVVQRIVKNNLPLRGDNEKLYVENNGIFLQLIEMIVEFDPIMEEHLRRVQERQIHYTYLGPKIQNELIQMLAAEVRSSIVAKIKHAKYFTVILDCTPDASHEEQMSLVIRCVDDSENAIVVEEFWIGFLKVNETSGLGLFTELKNILNNLELDIDNIRGQGYDNGSNMKGKHKGVQSRLLEINPRAFYTPCGCHSLNLTLCDMVKCCPKAMSFFGVIQRIYSLFSSSTKRWQIFKDHVQGLTVKPLSQTRWESHVDSMKPIKDQTSKIRDALIDLANISDDSKIKSEAEGLASFELENFEFVFGMVIWYKLLYEINIVSKFLQAENMDIDIAIRQLKGLISSLQEFRESGFDQALIEAEHIASEMGIEPIFREKRIIRRKRQFDEINSEEVTQSPKESFRVNYFLFIIDQALSSLQTRFEQFQKYEETVGFLFSLERLKYIDDDSLLHSCVNLQESLTHDGHSDVDGSDLYLELKLLRHSLPKESKRAIDVLNYLKKMDSCYPNAYIAYRILLTIPVTVASAERSFSKLKLIKTYLRSTMSQERLNGLAMLSIEKKVVEKVDYANLINTFASKTARRAIFK